One window of Cydia pomonella isolate Wapato2018A chromosome 7, ilCydPomo1, whole genome shotgun sequence genomic DNA carries:
- the LOC133519841 gene encoding uncharacterized protein LOC133519841 isoform X1, translated as MYDRVQILLYKFFGILMIKCQTKQQAGMRRHSIVFVLVLSIMILSYVAEHEVTAAASPEPCFFDFPFRLPRRRRPKDDDDNKPDKDKEKKKQEKIPKKIIDQLKKDFSKCQNYAAYYI; from the exons ATGTACGACCGTGTCCAAATATTGCTATATAAATTCTTCGGCATTCTCATGATAAAGTGTCAGACAAAACAACAGGCCGGTATGAGAAGACATTCGATAGTGTTCGTCCTGGTGTTATCCATTATG atATTATCCTACGTCGCTGAACATGAAG TGACAGCAGCCGCATCGCCAGAGCCTTGTTTCTTCGACTTTCCATTCCGGTTGCCCCGGCGCAGGAGACCTAAGGATGACGATGACAATAAAccagataaagataaagaaaagAAGAAACAGGAGAAAATACCTAAGAAAATAATTGACC AACTCAAGAAGGATTTTAGTAAGTGTCAAAACTATGCTgcttattacatttaa
- the LOC133519841 gene encoding uncharacterized protein LOC133519841 isoform X2 encodes MYDRVQILLYKFFGILMIKCQTKQQAGMRRHSIVFVLVLSIMILSYVAEHEVTAAASPEPCFFDFPFRLPRRRRPKDDDDNKPDKDKEKKKQEKIPKKIIDQLKKDFNSLISLF; translated from the exons ATGTACGACCGTGTCCAAATATTGCTATATAAATTCTTCGGCATTCTCATGATAAAGTGTCAGACAAAACAACAGGCCGGTATGAGAAGACATTCGATAGTGTTCGTCCTGGTGTTATCCATTATG atATTATCCTACGTCGCTGAACATGAAG TGACAGCAGCCGCATCGCCAGAGCCTTGTTTCTTCGACTTTCCATTCCGGTTGCCCCGGCGCAGGAGACCTAAGGATGACGATGACAATAAAccagataaagataaagaaaagAAGAAACAGGAGAAAATACCTAAGAAAATAATTGACC AACTCAAGAAGGATTTTA ATTCGCTGATTTCACTATTTTAA
- the LOC133519831 gene encoding calreticulin: protein MKSLVLAFVSFLAIYSVNCEVYYEETFPDDKWESEWIYSEHPGKEFGKFKLTAGKFYNDPEADKGLQTSEDARFYALSKKFKPFSNKDKPLVVQFSVKHEQDIDCGGGYLKVFDCKLDQKDMHGESPYEIMFGPDICGPGTKKVHVIFSYKGKNHLIKKDIRCKDDVYTHLYTLIVRPDNTYEVLIDNEKVESGDLEADWDFLPPKKIKDPEAKKPEDWDDRATIPDPEDKKPEDWEKPEHIPDPDAAKPDDWDDEMDGEWEPPMIDNPEYKGVWAPKQIDNPAYKGPWIHPEIDNPEYTPDPTLYKRDELCTVGLDLWQVKSGTIFDNILFTDDVELAKERGEAIKKTQEGEKKMKTEQDEAERDKEKAERPDDEEDDEDLDDEAGEAAPVEEHDEL from the exons ATGAAGTCTTTAGTATTAGCGTTTGTCAGTTTTCTGGCAATTTATTCAGTAAATTGTGAGGTGTATTATGAAGAAACGTTTCCCGATG ACAAGTGGGAATCAGAATGGATATACAGTGAGCACCCTGGCAAGGAATTCGGCAAGTTTAAGTTAACTGCTGGAAAGTTCTATAATGACCCGGAGGCCGACAAAG GTCTGCAAACGTCTGAAGATGCTCGTTTCTACGCCTTGTCTAAGAAATTCAAGCCTTTCTCGAACAAGGACAAGCCCCTGGTGGTTCAGTTCTCGGTCAAGCATGAGCAGGACATTGACTGTGGAGGCGGTTACCTGAAGGTGTTCGACTGCAAGCTGGACCAGAAAGACATGCATGGCGAGAGTCCCTACGAGATTATGTTTGGCCCAGACATCTGCGGTCCTGGTACCAAGAAG GTGCACGTGATCTTCAGCTACAAGGGCAAGAACCACCTGATCAAGAAGGACATCCGCTGCAAGGACGACGTGTACACCCACCTGTACACGCTGATCGTGAGGCCCGACAACACGTACGAGGTGCTCATCGACAATGAGAAGGTCGAGTCTGGGGACTTGGAGGCTGACTGGGACTTCCTGCCGCCTAAGAAGATCAAG GATCCTGAAGCCAAGAAGCCCGAAGACTGGGACGACCGCGCCACCATCCCCGACCCCGAGGACAAGAAGCCCGAGGACTGGGAGAAGCCCGAACACATCCCCGACCCCGACGCGGCCAAGCCCGACGACTGGGACGACGAGATGGACGGCGAGTGGGAGCCGCCCATGATCGACAACCCCGAGTACAAGGGCGTCTGGGCACCCAAGCAG ATTGACAACCCCGCCTACAAGGGTCCCTGGATCCACCCCGAGATCGACAACCCCGAGTACACTCCCGACCCCACCCTGTACAAGCGCGACGAGCTGTGCACCGTCGGCCTCGACCTCTGGCAGGTCAAGAGCGGAACCATCTTCGACAACATCCTGTTCACGGATGACGTCGAGCTCGCCAAGGAGCGCGGGGAGGCGATCAAGAAGACGCAAGAGGGAGAGAAGAAGATGAAGACTGAGCAGGATGAAGCGGAGAGAGACAAGGAGAAGGCTGAGAGGCCCGATGATGAGGAGGATGATGAGGACTTGGATGATGAGGCCGGTGAAGCGGCGCCCGTG GAGGAGCATGATGAGCTGTAA
- the LOC133519810 gene encoding guanine nucleotide-binding protein-like 3 homolog, whose amino-acid sequence MAKFKLKKPSKRQPARLRYKIEKKVKEHNRKQKKEAKKSNKSKKPKPVQIPNVCPFKEDILKEVEAVKKHKEEERQKRKELAKLEKQKKVEEKQNSKVSMNSLVTNAEARGKVHDAFKGGAENDDVEFGKDRKQENSLKTYYREFKKVISEAEVILEVVDARDPLGTRCTQVEEAVRDAGKRLVLVLNKADLVPRTNLSAWLKYLRRSAPAVPFKASTQDQQHNLGRRKMKHIVKEKEMKGGACVGAELLMSLLGNYCRNKGIKTSITVGVVGLPNVGKSSIINSLNRSKACNVGSTPGVTKQMQTVQLDSKIKILDSPGIVFTAGAESDSSVALKNAIRVGSLKDPVTPATAILQRANKATLVDLYMIPEFSTPQEFFASVASRMGRYKKGGVPDQDAAARILLNDWNTGKVRYYTEPPETMDSEIHVDAKIVSAAAEEFDINAFEAMETEVMDALNDGNTTEAIKITSTGPVKALDEMQVDEDESSLLPKTLNIRSKLSKDRSEAKRAKVDPEMLLEGNTRLNKLRKQQFKKDKKKHARNEKVAVNLAGVLENVTLTSFKNTSRKDDYNFKEDFAM is encoded by the exons ATGGCAAAGTTCAAATTAA AAAAGCCGTCCAAAAGGCAACCAGCGCGCCTGCGCTACAAAATAGAGAAAAAGGTAAAAGAACACAACAGAAAACAGAAAAAGGAGGCAAAGAAGAGCAACAAATCCAAGAAGCCAAAACCTGTTCAGATTCCAAATGTGTGTCCGTTCAAGGAAGACATCTTGAAAGAAGTTGAAGCGGTGAAGAAACACAAAGAAGAAGAAAGGCAGAAGAGGAAAGAGTTGGCAAAGCTGGAGAAACAAAAGAAAGTGGAGGAAAAACAAAACAGCAAAGTCAGCATGAATTCTTTG gTAACAAATGCTGAAGCTCGTGGCAAAGTCCATGATGCTTTCAAAGGTGGTGCAGAAAATGATGATGTGGAGTTCGGCAAGGACAGGAAACAAGAGAACTCACTTAAGACTTACTATAGAGAGTTCAAGAAGGTTATATCGGAGGCTGAGGTCATTTTGGAAGTGGTTGATGCACGAGACCCTTTGG GAACCCGCTGCACACAAGTAGAAGAGGCTGTCAGAGATGCCGGCAAGCGACTAGTCTTAGTCCTGAACAAGGCAGACTTAGTGCCCCGCACCAACCTGTCTGCTTGGCTCAAATACCTCCGCCGCTCTGCCCCCGCCGTGCCCTTTAAGGCTTCAACACAAGACCAGCAACATAATTTGGGGAGGAGGAAAATGAAACATATTGTTAAAGAGAAGGAGATGAAAG GAGGAGCTTGTGTAGGCGCAGAGTTGCTAATGAGTCTCCTGGGTAACTATTGCCGCAACAAAGGCATCAAGACTTCCATCACAGTGGGTGTGGTTGGGCTGCCCAATGTTGGGAAGAGCTCCATCATCAACAGTCTGAATCGCTCTAAGGCATGCAATGTGGGCAGTACTCCTGGAGTCACTAA GCAAATGCAGACTGTCCAACTAGACTCCAAGATCAAGATCCTAGACAGCCCGGGCATAGTGTTCACCGCCGGAGCAGAGAGTGACTCCTCCGTGGCGCTCAAGAACGCCATCCGAGTGGGCAGCCTTAAGGACCCCGTGACTCCGGCGACTGCCATACTTCAGCGGGCTAACAAAGCTACCCTTGTTGATCTGTATATGATACCGGAGTTCAGCACACCACAG GAATTCTTCGCGTCGGTGGCGTCGCGCATGGGCCGCTACAAGAAGGGCGGCGTGCCCGACCAGGACGCCGCCGCCAGAATCCTGCTCAATGATTGGAATACGGGCAAG GTCCGCTACTACACCGAGCCCCCAGAGACGATGGATTCGGAAATCCACGTGGACGCCAAAATCGTATCAGCCGCTGCCGAGGAGTTCGACATCAACGCCTTTGAAGCCATGGAGACTGAAGTCATGGACGCCCTCAATGATGGAAACACTACTGAAGCCATTAAG ATCACCAGCACAGGCCCAGTCAAAGCGCTAGACGAAATGCAAGTCGACGAGGACGAATCGAGTCTTCTCCCTAAGACCCTCAACATAAGGTCCAAATTAAGCAAAGACCGTTCTGAAGCTAAGCGTGCCAAGGTCGACCCTGAAATGCTCCTGGAAGGCAACACCAGGCTGAACAAATTAAGAAAACAGCAGTTTAAGAAAGATAAGAAGAAACACGCAAGGAATGAAAAGGTGGCAGTGAATCTAGCGGGTGTTCTAGAAAATGTCACCTTAACGTCTTTTAAAAATACGAGTAGAAAGGACGATTATAACTTTAAAGAGGACTTTGCTATGTAA